The following coding sequences lie in one Haloarcula marina genomic window:
- a CDS encoding carbohydrate ABC transporter permease, giving the protein MAKANTTVGGLTIPREYRYWLGKESLWGWLFLLPALSALALISVVPILRGIALSFYEYGGLQPDVFVGLQNYVEVFSLPDFWVVMKNTFVWSFASVVMMAAIGLFFAVLLNREFTGRSIATTLLLLPWTIPFIAVALNWTLLFNYELGMLNGLLRLFGLEGIEWLGRSRYALFSITMAYVWRNFPFFMITFLAAMKGIPSDLFEAARVDGSTRLDLFRHITLPFIQPIGVITTLLMSLWTLNHFTLIYVMTSGGPGNTSMVLPVYIYRQAFLQNDFGIAAAISVVMLLIMLGYGMVYLRLYQEEVGGK; this is encoded by the coding sequence ATGGCAAAGGCTAATACCACAGTCGGAGGACTCACAATTCCCAGAGAATACCGATATTGGCTCGGAAAAGAGAGTCTGTGGGGATGGCTGTTTCTCCTCCCGGCGCTCTCAGCACTAGCACTCATCAGCGTAGTTCCGATTCTCCGCGGCATCGCGCTGAGCTTCTACGAATACGGCGGTCTTCAGCCGGACGTATTCGTTGGGTTGCAGAACTACGTCGAAGTGTTCTCGTTGCCAGATTTCTGGGTCGTGATGAAGAACACGTTCGTCTGGTCCTTTGCAAGCGTTGTCATGATGGCGGCAATAGGGCTATTCTTTGCCGTGCTCCTCAACCGTGAATTCACGGGACGGTCGATTGCGACGACGCTCCTGTTGTTGCCGTGGACGATCCCCTTCATCGCTGTGGCATTGAACTGGACGCTTCTGTTCAATTACGAACTGGGGATGCTCAACGGACTCTTACGACTGTTCGGGCTCGAAGGGATCGAATGGCTCGGCCGGTCACGGTACGCGCTATTCTCGATAACGATGGCGTACGTCTGGCGTAACTTCCCGTTCTTCATGATTACCTTCCTCGCAGCGATGAAGGGTATTCCGTCCGATCTCTTCGAAGCAGCACGTGTCGACGGCTCGACTCGGCTCGACCTATTTCGCCACATAACACTCCCGTTCATCCAGCCTATCGGCGTCATTACGACGTTGCTGATGAGTCTGTGGACGCTGAACCACTTCACGTTGATATACGTCATGACCAGCGGTGGTCCTGGTAACACCTCGATGGTGTTACCCGTGTACATCTACCGACAGGCGTTCCTCCAGAACGACTTCGGTATCGCTGCGGCCATCTCAGTCGTGATGCTCCTCATCATGCTCGGATACGGGATGGTGTATCTGCGACTGTACCAAGAAGAAGTTGGAGGGAAGTAA
- a CDS encoding DUF7537 family lipoprotein, translating into MNYEIAGTYDVHPNIENFRNYSVRAIVTPSGLIRTLDVEYTTAASDGEPTTIAYHYRYTAMGSTIVSRPAWVDNRWNQTIEQSAVARKGG; encoded by the coding sequence GTGAACTACGAGATTGCAGGCACCTATGATGTCCACCCCAACATCGAGAATTTCAGGAACTACAGTGTCCGAGCCATCGTCACCCCGAGTGGCCTGATCCGAACGCTTGATGTGGAGTACACCACGGCAGCAAGCGATGGCGAACCGACTACGATCGCCTATCACTACCGGTACACAGCAATGGGGTCAACGATAGTGTCGAGACCCGCTTGGGTCGATAACCGGTGGAATCAGACGATAGAGCAGAGTGCTGTGGCGAGAAAAGGAGGATGA
- a CDS encoding carbohydrate ABC transporter permease → MASQNPNKTEVFGLELSQETVKWGKKIGFHSLLWSLIFVVLLPVFWMIIVSLNQTAFDTFLTNPGEWLAGVSLDAYRTVLYDTSFPTWFKNSVIVTLASTALAIVVCTFGAYSIGRMNFRGRKTVATFLLITQMFPLILVAVPLFLIFRNIGLFNSLLGLTIAYVAFVLPFSIWMLRGFYENLPASLEEAAMIDGSTRVGAVVRVVIPLSTPAIATTAIFAWIFAWNEFVMALILINDTGKTTIPPGLGSWVGQYSLQWDLMMAGALGATLPMFFILLFLQKYIINGLAEGAVKT, encoded by the coding sequence ATGGCTAGTCAAAACCCAAACAAGACGGAAGTGTTCGGCCTCGAACTGTCTCAAGAGACGGTTAAATGGGGGAAGAAAATCGGATTCCACTCACTGCTGTGGTCTCTGATCTTTGTCGTCCTCCTGCCGGTGTTCTGGATGATCATCGTCTCACTGAATCAAACAGCGTTCGATACGTTCCTGACGAACCCCGGAGAGTGGCTCGCGGGCGTGAGTCTCGACGCTTACAGAACTGTGTTGTACGACACCAGTTTCCCGACGTGGTTCAAGAACAGTGTTATCGTCACGTTAGCTTCGACGGCCCTGGCAATCGTGGTCTGTACGTTCGGCGCGTACAGTATCGGTAGGATGAACTTCAGAGGGCGGAAGACGGTGGCGACGTTTCTGTTGATAACCCAGATGTTTCCGCTCATTCTGGTGGCAGTCCCGCTGTTCCTCATCTTCCGAAACATCGGTCTGTTCAACAGCCTGCTGGGGCTTACGATAGCGTACGTCGCGTTCGTCCTTCCGTTCTCTATCTGGATGTTGCGTGGCTTCTACGAGAATCTCCCGGCGTCGCTGGAAGAGGCGGCAATGATTGACGGGAGCACGCGCGTGGGTGCGGTTGTCCGTGTTGTCATTCCGCTGTCCACCCCAGCCATCGCGACGACCGCTATCTTCGCGTGGATCTTTGCGTGGAACGAATTCGTCATGGCACTCATCCTGATAAACGACACTGGGAAAACGACTATTCCACCGGGGTTGGGCTCCTGGGTTGGCCAGTACTCCCTGCAGTGGGACCTGATGATGGCTGGCGCGCTTGGAGCGACCCTGCCGATGTTCTTCATCCTGCTCTTCCTGCAGAAGTACATTATCAACGGGCTCGCAGAGGGTGCTGTCAAGACCTGA
- a CDS encoding beta-galactosidase: protein MHTGVCYFPEHWPRDRWETDVERMADAGIEYVRMAEFAWNRMEPEPGTYDFEWLAEAVELVGDHGMKAVLCTPTATPPKWLIDEYPSVRRVEDDGTPLEFGSRRHYCYNSPIYRRESRRIIERMVDRFAGNEHVAGWQTDNEFGCHETVRCYCENCTTAFRSWLRERYDDIDELNDEWGNAFWSQEYNSFAEVDLPGRTPANEQQHPSRMLEYQRFSSDSVVEYNRLHVDILRDADDSWFVTHNFMGDFEPLDAFDVTEDLDFAAWDSYPTLHGQEAPDTPDPDSDAGASIQRVGDPDLTGMNHALYRGASDGAFWVMENQSGDIRAYPYSAEPADGMMRLWAHQAVAHGADTVSYFRWRRCTFGQEQYWGALNNYDGSPDRGVVEATEAAADFDELPDLDATSGDVALLIDYDSMWALHNERHTPDFDYWAHIRAYYRALRARGVTVDVVSTAADFDTYSAIVTPSLHVVDDDLAGRLADYAADGGELLLTVRTATKNEYDRFRDELAPGPLSDALGARIEQHESLAPGLDTRVRYDGDTYDYRTWGEWIQPEGATVVGQHESGVGASESAIVRNEHGEGHVAYVGVWPESALADALVVALLERAGLPVSEQLPENVRLTERDGHTWVTNFREEDVSVDPGSGTIILGEETVPGRDLAVVEGPAHEIAIRVEQ, encoded by the coding sequence ATGCATACAGGAGTGTGTTACTTTCCAGAGCATTGGCCGCGTGACCGCTGGGAAACGGACGTCGAGCGGATGGCCGACGCAGGTATCGAGTACGTGCGAATGGCCGAGTTCGCGTGGAACCGCATGGAACCGGAACCCGGGACGTACGATTTCGAGTGGCTGGCCGAAGCAGTCGAACTCGTCGGCGACCACGGGATGAAAGCAGTGCTGTGTACCCCGACGGCGACGCCGCCGAAGTGGCTCATCGACGAATACCCGAGCGTCCGTCGAGTGGAAGACGACGGGACGCCACTCGAATTTGGGAGCCGCCGTCACTACTGTTACAACTCACCGATCTACCGGCGTGAGAGTCGCCGGATCATCGAGCGGATGGTCGACCGGTTCGCGGGCAACGAACACGTCGCTGGCTGGCAAACAGACAACGAGTTCGGCTGTCACGAGACGGTGCGTTGCTACTGCGAGAACTGTACGACCGCCTTCCGGTCGTGGCTGCGCGAGCGCTACGACGACATCGACGAACTCAACGACGAGTGGGGCAACGCCTTCTGGAGTCAGGAGTACAACTCCTTCGCGGAAGTCGACCTCCCGGGACGGACACCGGCGAACGAGCAGCAACACCCGAGTCGGATGCTCGAGTACCAGCGCTTCTCCTCGGACAGCGTCGTCGAGTACAACCGCCTGCACGTCGACATCCTCCGGGACGCGGACGACAGTTGGTTCGTCACGCACAACTTCATGGGCGATTTCGAACCGCTGGACGCCTTCGACGTGACCGAGGACCTCGACTTCGCGGCGTGGGACTCCTACCCGACACTGCACGGCCAGGAAGCGCCCGACACGCCCGACCCCGACAGCGATGCGGGTGCGTCGATCCAGCGGGTCGGCGACCCGGATCTGACCGGCATGAACCACGCTCTCTACCGAGGTGCCAGCGACGGTGCGTTCTGGGTCATGGAGAATCAGTCCGGCGACATCCGCGCATACCCGTACTCTGCGGAACCCGCCGACGGGATGATGCGACTCTGGGCTCACCAGGCCGTGGCCCACGGCGCTGACACCGTCTCGTATTTCCGTTGGCGACGGTGCACGTTCGGACAAGAACAGTACTGGGGTGCGCTCAACAACTACGACGGTTCGCCCGACCGCGGCGTCGTCGAGGCCACCGAGGCGGCCGCAGATTTCGACGAACTGCCCGACCTGGACGCGACGAGCGGTGACGTGGCGCTCCTCATCGATTACGACAGCATGTGGGCGCTGCACAACGAGCGCCACACGCCCGACTTCGACTACTGGGCACACATTCGGGCCTACTACCGCGCCCTTCGCGCCCGCGGCGTGACCGTCGACGTCGTCTCGACGGCGGCCGACTTCGACACGTACAGCGCGATCGTCACGCCCTCGCTGCACGTCGTCGACGACGACCTCGCCGGTCGACTGGCCGACTACGCCGCCGACGGTGGCGAACTCCTGTTGACCGTTCGGACGGCGACGAAAAACGAGTATGACCGGTTCCGCGACGAACTGGCCCCCGGACCGCTGTCGGACGCGCTCGGCGCTCGGATCGAGCAACACGAGAGCCTCGCACCGGGGCTCGATACCCGCGTGCGCTACGACGGCGACACGTACGACTACCGGACGTGGGGAGAATGGATACAGCCGGAGGGCGCGACGGTCGTCGGCCAGCACGAATCGGGCGTCGGTGCCAGCGAATCGGCGATCGTTCGCAACGAACACGGCGAGGGCCACGTCGCCTACGTTGGCGTCTGGCCCGAGTCGGCGCTCGCGGACGCTCTCGTGGTCGCGCTGCTCGAACGGGCCGGACTCCCGGTCTCCGAGCAGTTGCCCGAGAACGTTCGTCTCACCGAGCGCGACGGCCACACGTGGGTTACGAACTTCCGCGAGGAGGACGTGTCGGTCGACCCTGGAAGTGGAACCATCATCCTGGGCGAAGAGACTGTGCCCGGCCGAGACCTCGCAGTCGTCGAAGGGCCTGCCCACGAGATAGCGATCCGAGTCGAGCAGTAA
- a CDS encoding ABC transporter substrate-binding protein → MSAKENSESVPDEAAAGTNERTDKDDEYSRRNFMQTAAAVGGLAAAGGLAGCSGDGGDGGSSDGSDGGSDGTSEQDFLWWTMRGYIPAETEAIRSAAKGFEDAADANVNVSTEVVVWDQVFQEWSASLEGRSMPNVSEMACEHAVDFGNRGAARPNTEVFNEYDDWYETVGNWGKFDDEFWGIPWFMELRTNHVNMNLLDDAGVSSIPETWEELIEAGQAVTENTDASGFTTPGAQDFTTGQNVTAFTAQSDGGYYSVNDDGTWNVDIDGAASLFAHLWTLSLREQWDIAPGGWGGLDNTASEEIFRSGRCAINYQPSDLARSLIDPQEGVNEENSELAEATELAPMPAGPNGESHSFMGGSCLAAFNSNVTNHDPGNEVGDDFIDYMTQPEQLNAYFPVSAPNFLPVRTGQEEMELFTDNPTEVPDSWLETRLEQAPNAVRYGVSSAKQAAPFLGSFEGASSGYSTAISGMIGADQDPKSALRGMANNARSQINDADYFDFTVEEKTSGPSLDDAPDSVQKWITGDGVPQIYNPYE, encoded by the coding sequence ATGTCGGCGAAAGAAAATAGTGAATCAGTTCCTGATGAAGCTGCAGCAGGAACAAATGAACGAACAGACAAAGACGACGAGTACTCGCGTCGAAACTTCATGCAGACCGCAGCAGCTGTCGGTGGGCTCGCAGCCGCCGGCGGCCTCGCAGGTTGTTCGGGCGACGGTGGCGACGGTGGCAGCAGTGATGGGAGCGACGGCGGCTCGGACGGAACGTCCGAACAGGATTTCCTCTGGTGGACGATGCGCGGGTACATCCCCGCCGAAACAGAGGCCATCAGGAGTGCCGCAAAGGGGTTCGAGGACGCGGCCGACGCGAACGTAAACGTCTCAACTGAAGTCGTCGTGTGGGACCAAGTGTTTCAGGAGTGGAGCGCATCACTTGAGGGACGGTCGATGCCGAACGTCTCTGAGATGGCCTGTGAGCACGCGGTCGACTTCGGGAACCGAGGAGCGGCGCGCCCGAACACCGAAGTGTTCAACGAGTACGACGACTGGTACGAAACCGTCGGAAACTGGGGTAAGTTCGATGATGAGTTCTGGGGCATCCCGTGGTTCATGGAACTTCGAACGAATCACGTGAACATGAACCTCTTGGACGATGCCGGTGTGTCGAGCATCCCAGAAACGTGGGAAGAACTGATCGAGGCTGGACAAGCCGTCACTGAGAACACGGATGCATCTGGATTCACGACTCCTGGTGCACAGGACTTCACAACGGGGCAGAACGTAACCGCATTCACCGCCCAATCAGACGGTGGCTACTATAGCGTGAATGACGACGGGACGTGGAACGTCGATATCGACGGCGCTGCCTCCCTGTTTGCCCACCTGTGGACGTTGAGCCTCCGGGAGCAGTGGGACATCGCACCCGGCGGATGGGGCGGCCTCGACAACACGGCGAGCGAGGAGATATTCCGATCCGGTCGCTGCGCGATCAATTACCAGCCATCTGACCTTGCACGCAGTCTCATTGACCCCCAAGAAGGGGTTAACGAGGAGAACTCGGAACTCGCTGAAGCGACCGAACTGGCACCGATGCCTGCCGGCCCCAATGGCGAGAGCCACTCCTTCATGGGCGGGAGCTGCCTGGCGGCGTTCAACTCGAACGTCACGAACCACGACCCAGGCAACGAGGTGGGCGACGACTTCATCGACTACATGACGCAGCCGGAACAGCTGAACGCGTACTTCCCGGTCTCCGCACCGAACTTCCTCCCGGTTCGAACCGGACAGGAAGAGATGGAGCTATTCACCGATAATCCGACAGAGGTCCCGGATTCGTGGCTCGAGACCCGTCTCGAACAAGCCCCCAACGCTGTTCGGTACGGTGTCAGTAGTGCGAAGCAAGCCGCACCGTTCCTCGGTTCCTTCGAGGGGGCCAGTTCCGGCTACTCGACTGCGATCTCCGGGATGATCGGTGCAGATCAGGATCCGAAGTCTGCGCTGCGGGGGATGGCTAACAACGCACGCTCGCAGATCAACGACGCAGACTACTTCGACTTCACTGTCGAAGAGAAAACCAGCGGGCCGTCCCTCGACGACGCACCGGACTCGGTTCAGAAGTGGATTACGGGCGACGGTGTCCCGCAGATCTACAACCCCTACGAGTAA
- a CDS encoding ABC transporter ATP-binding protein, producing the protein MSQILFSEVTKIYNGKTIAVEDFNLEIEDGEFLTLVGPSGSGKSTLLRMVAGLEEITSGEIDIGGTIVNRLPPRDRDIAMVFQNYALYPHLKVQENMAFGLKRSTDLPKEEINKRVREAAELMGIEDLLDDKPKHLSGGQRQRVATGRAIVREPAVFLFDEPLSNLDAKLRKHMRTELQRLQHELETTAIYVTHDQEEAMTMSDRIAILNHGELQQVGTPREVYNEPQNAFVAQFIGSPSMNMFVSELEQTADGAKFVGDIDVKISEQRANTISEQTDETQLLLGIRPEHITVHTEPTEESVPAQVDIIEPLGSNDLLYFELEDSEDVEKVVSDSVEIGEDEQSDEEEHKAFIEPNSIPIEYERNDTPVHLTFDTEHMHVFDPQTGENVGMENPTVADASTESIAEADD; encoded by the coding sequence ATGAGTCAGATTCTGTTCAGTGAAGTGACGAAGATATACAATGGAAAAACTATCGCCGTTGAAGATTTCAATCTAGAAATTGAGGATGGTGAGTTCTTGACGCTCGTGGGGCCGAGCGGGTCAGGAAAATCAACGCTGTTGCGGATGGTCGCTGGCCTCGAAGAGATCACGAGCGGAGAGATCGACATCGGAGGGACCATCGTGAATCGCCTCCCGCCGCGTGACCGCGACATTGCGATGGTGTTCCAGAACTATGCACTGTACCCTCACTTGAAGGTACAAGAGAACATGGCCTTCGGTCTCAAACGATCGACGGATCTTCCCAAGGAGGAAATCAACAAGCGAGTCCGAGAGGCGGCAGAGCTAATGGGCATCGAGGACCTACTTGACGACAAACCGAAACACCTCTCGGGTGGACAACGCCAGCGTGTGGCGACAGGACGTGCAATCGTCCGAGAACCCGCGGTGTTCCTCTTCGACGAGCCTCTCTCGAACCTCGACGCGAAACTGCGAAAACACATGCGGACAGAACTGCAGCGTCTACAGCACGAGCTAGAGACAACAGCTATCTACGTCACTCACGACCAGGAGGAGGCGATGACGATGAGCGACCGAATCGCGATCCTCAACCACGGCGAGCTCCAGCAAGTTGGGACGCCCCGTGAGGTCTACAACGAGCCACAGAACGCGTTCGTCGCACAGTTCATCGGCAGCCCGTCGATGAACATGTTCGTCTCTGAGCTCGAACAGACGGCCGATGGTGCGAAGTTTGTCGGTGACATAGACGTAAAGATTAGCGAACAACGGGCCAACACGATCAGCGAACAAACCGATGAAACGCAGCTCCTGTTGGGTATCCGGCCAGAACACATCACAGTACACACGGAACCGACTGAGGAAAGCGTCCCTGCACAGGTCGACATCATCGAACCACTCGGTAGCAACGACTTGCTTTACTTCGAGCTTGAGGACAGCGAGGACGTCGAGAAAGTGGTCTCTGACTCAGTCGAGATCGGGGAAGACGAACAGAGCGACGAAGAGGAACACAAAGCCTTCATCGAACCGAATTCCATCCCGATCGAGTACGAGCGAAACGATACGCCGGTCCACCTCACGTTCGACACCGAACACATGCACGTGTTCGATCCCCAGACCGGCGAGAACGTCGGGATGGAAAATCCGACGGTAGCCGACGCCTCGACTGAGTCTATCGCAGAGGCAGACGACTGA
- a CDS encoding TCP-1/cpn60 chaperonin family protein produces the protein MTTNEMYSGWQDIPSAETRSMIRDASRQMGDLVRSTLGPLGMDKMVVRRMEDDRIRGFVSNDGVAIIEEFEGETNHPIAQHFIRVAEDQEDDYGDGTTTMVLLASEFLSTAMDLADQGVHPNDIIEGFSIAAQRTLERWDEMAIDLRATEGTLDHEKLEAIALTGMTNGRTGSWPLGDFAETLVDGVLRVSDPATGGVRLDHAETIAVPGGNVTDSELVEGVMLPKELVVAEHLLPTTGSVLLIEGNLQSRSLSANVSINVENNDDARRTAGGFNDSEAIAATIGLTDTVAVVVSGDVDMAIAKELARHGAVVMRNVKDSDFEYIAKATGATARGPITPNSKIDPEMLGAATVRFRDTGRDDDWVAFEPPAHVGAPAVTLLVRGGTQTTAEEAQRRIKDGKNALRASIKNPKALPAGGAADMAAAVDIRSFANRFDGREQLAIDAYADVLESVPRTLARNAALDPITTVADLRTRHHAGFERAAISKNGVLVDDVTADGGGLEAFQVRASGLIRAVEFANKITRIDSVLLDGRPPSAERVLDEPRVKPGEVPE, from the coding sequence ATGACGACTAACGAAATGTACTCCGGATGGCAGGATATCCCGTCGGCAGAGACCCGCTCGATGATCCGTGACGCCTCCAGGCAGATGGGGGACCTCGTCCGAAGCACCCTCGGGCCACTGGGGATGGACAAGATGGTGGTCCGTCGGATGGAAGACGATCGAATCCGTGGGTTTGTCAGTAACGATGGGGTCGCGATCATCGAGGAATTCGAAGGGGAAACGAATCATCCAATCGCACAGCATTTCATTCGAGTCGCGGAAGACCAGGAAGACGACTACGGCGACGGGACCACGACGATGGTGCTTCTGGCGTCGGAGTTCCTGTCTACGGCGATGGACCTCGCCGACCAGGGCGTCCACCCGAACGACATCATCGAGGGGTTCTCAATCGCCGCACAGCGGACCCTGGAACGCTGGGACGAGATGGCGATCGACCTGCGGGCCACTGAGGGCACCCTGGATCACGAGAAACTCGAAGCGATAGCTCTTACCGGGATGACGAACGGACGAACAGGTTCGTGGCCGCTTGGAGACTTCGCCGAGACGCTCGTCGACGGTGTGTTGCGTGTCTCCGATCCAGCGACTGGTGGTGTTCGATTAGACCACGCTGAGACTATCGCCGTTCCGGGGGGTAATGTCACCGACTCGGAGCTCGTCGAGGGCGTCATGCTTCCCAAAGAACTCGTCGTTGCCGAGCATTTGCTACCAACGACCGGGTCGGTCTTGTTGATCGAGGGCAACCTCCAGTCTCGGAGCCTGTCTGCGAACGTCAGCATCAATGTGGAAAACAACGACGACGCACGTCGAACCGCGGGAGGGTTCAACGATAGCGAAGCTATCGCGGCGACTATCGGGCTCACGGACACCGTCGCGGTCGTCGTCAGTGGCGACGTTGATATGGCAATCGCCAAAGAACTCGCTCGTCACGGTGCCGTCGTCATGCGTAACGTCAAGGACAGCGACTTCGAATATATCGCAAAGGCCACGGGTGCGACTGCCCGCGGACCCATCACGCCAAATAGCAAAATCGACCCCGAGATGTTGGGGGCCGCGACTGTTCGGTTCCGAGACACGGGGCGAGACGACGATTGGGTCGCCTTCGAACCGCCGGCACACGTCGGTGCCCCCGCGGTAACGCTGCTTGTCCGTGGTGGTACCCAGACGACGGCAGAAGAAGCCCAGCGCCGAATCAAAGATGGGAAGAACGCGCTCCGGGCTTCCATCAAGAACCCGAAGGCCCTCCCGGCAGGTGGGGCCGCAGACATGGCGGCGGCCGTGGATATCAGGTCGTTCGCAAACCGCTTCGATGGTCGCGAACAACTCGCCATCGACGCGTACGCGGATGTGCTCGAATCGGTTCCCAGAACGCTAGCTCGGAACGCAGCGCTAGATCCGATCACAACGGTCGCCGACCTTCGGACACGACACCACGCGGGCTTCGAGCGTGCTGCTATCTCGAAGAATGGCGTGCTAGTCGACGACGTGACCGCCGACGGTGGCGGTCTCGAAGCGTTCCAAGTCCGAGCCTCAGGACTGATCCGTGCCGTGGAGTTCGCCAACAAAATCACTCGTATCGATAGCGTTCTCCTCGACGGGCGTCCACCGTCGGCAGAGCGTGTCCTCGACGAACCGAGAGTCAAACCAGGTGAGGTTCCCGAATAG